A single region of the Coregonus clupeaformis isolate EN_2021a chromosome 16, ASM2061545v1, whole genome shotgun sequence genome encodes:
- the LOC121584761 gene encoding aspartate beta-hydroxylase domain-containing protein 2, which produces MEWSLERVREMVAGGMQSMRDCESSAFGTAMCLLLLFVWYCYRVGREHSSTPLRGGYSTEPSRVGGGGGALISTERDGRAKGRPVSGVEEQNGFAYCQSTECFRCTNTGEGLNQRLYHSLQDYAKRYTWSGMGRVHKGVRDQGRYLTSRPTIQRPEVFFLPDLPSAPFFSRDAQKHDVELLERSFPALLAEFENIYHAPPARAGSSLPPGWKANSTPHGQWWTFYLVNQGTPLALNARRCPRAWRMLGQLRTFIANNVFGNACFSVLTPGALITEHYGPTNVRLRCHLGLRVPSSCELVVGGEPQCWSEGSCLLFDDSFLHRAFHEGGPEDGPRVVFMVDLWHPNVAAAERQALDYIFTPGR; this is translated from the exons ATGGAGTGGTCACTAGAAAGGGTGAGGGAGATGGTGGCTGGAGGGATGCAGTCTATGAGGGACTGTGAGTCCAGTGCCTTTGGCACAGCCATGTGTCTGCTACTGCTCTTTGTGTGGTACTGTTACAGGGTAGGTCGTGAGCACAGCTCCACTCCCCTGCGTGGGGGGTACAGCACTGAGCCCAGTCGagtaggagggggtggaggggcctTGATCAGCACTGAGAGGGATGGTAGGGCTAAAGGCAGGCCGGTGTCAGGGGTGGAGGAGCAGAACGGCTTTGCTTACTGCCAGTCCACCGAATGTTTTCGCTGCACCAACACAGGGGAAGGTCTTAATCAGAGGCTGTACCACAGTTTACAGGATTACGCCAAACGCTACACCTGGTCAGGCATGGGCAGGGTGCACAAAGGGGTACGAGACCAGGGCCGCTACCTCACCAGCCGGCCCACCATTCAGAGGCCAGAGGTGTTCTTCCTCCCTGACCTGCCCTCAGCACCCTTCTTTTCCCGGGATGCACAGAAACACGATGTGGAGCTGCTGGAGAGGAGCTTCCCTGCTCTGCTGGCTGAGTTTGAGAACATCTACCATGCCCCCCCAGCGCGGGCTGGCTCCTCCCTGCCTCCGGGCTGGAAGGCCAACAGCACCCCCCATGGCCAGTGGTGGACCTTCTACCTGGTGAACCAGGGCACTCCGCTGGCCCTCAATGCCAGGAGGTGCCCCCGGGCCTGGAGGATGCTGGGCCAACTGCGCACCTTCATTGCCAACAACGTGTTTGGAAACGCCTGCTTCTCTGTGCTGACCCCCGGAGCCCTGATAACTGAGCATTACGGCCCAACCAACGTCAGGCTGCGCTGCCACCTGG GTCTTAGAGTACCCTCTTCCTGTGAGCTGGTGGTTGGAGGGGAGCCGCAGTGCTGGTCTGAGGGGAGCTGTCTGCTGTTTGATGACTCCTTCCTCCACAGGGCCTTCCATGAGG GCGGCCCAGAGGACGGCCCCAGGGTGGTCTTCATGGTGGACCTCTGGCACCCTAATGTGGCAGCTGCTGAGAGGCAggctctggattacatcttcaccCCTGGACGCTGA
- the LOC121584760 gene encoding calcium-binding protein 1, translating into MSSSFPKSESKTSLLKSSSASGRSTHLPELTTETDRSHHHHHRPAASQVSNAAEESFWSAECDVSARRPLCHPSLLGTRNRATTRASKSQSHAPHGHVPAAHSQDDPSEQHGVGRGVRESCKSSKHHRHHRKTTRDDPPPAHQHIHTHPTRLDPRIGKQPHSDCKDDTALLFESRDHTRASSSASGDASIPSPGSSSPIPVSSQSSHRSGRSSAASCESDFLRPILNSVFGQDRDLRPEEIDELRDAFKEFDKDKDGFISCKDLGNCMRTMGYMPTEMELIELSQQINMNLGGHVDFEDFVELMGPKLLAETADMIGVKELRDAFKEFDTNGDGAISTAELREAMRKLLGQQVGHKDLEDILRDIDLNGDGHVDFEEFVRMMSR; encoded by the exons ATGAGCTCCTCTTTTCCCAAATCCGAATCCAAGACCTCATTGCTGAAATCTTCCTCGGCAAGCGGAAGATCGACACACTTACCTGAACTCACGACAGAAACCGACCGaagtcatcatcatcaccaccgtCCAGCTGCAAGTCAAGTAAGCAATGCCGCAGAGGAGTCATTCTGGTCGGCAGAGTGCGACGTTAGTGCGCGGAGACCCCTGTGCCACCCCTCGCTCCTCGGTACCCGGAATAGGGCAACGACCCGAGCTAGTAAGAGCCAGTCCCACGCCCCGCACGGCCACGTCCCCGCCGCCCACTCCCAGGATGACCCATCTGAGCAACATGGTGTGGGCCGAGGTGTGAGAGAAAGCTGCAAGTCATCCAAGCATCACCGACACCACCGGAAAACGACCCGGGACGACCCGCCACCTGCACAtcaacacattcacactcaccCTACCCGCTTAGATCCAAGAATAGGCAAACAGCCCCACTCAGACTGCAAAGACGACACCGCGCTCTTGTTTGAATCGAGGGACCATACAAGGGCCAGTTCGTCCGCTAGCGGGGATGCCAGCATCCCGTCCCCAGGTTCCTCCTCACCTATCCCCGTATCCAGCCAATCATCACATCGCTCTGGAAGGTCCAGTGCGGCATCATGTGAATCCGACTTTTTGCGGCCAATTCTCAACTCGGTTTTTGGACAG GACAGAGACCTGAGGCCAGAGGAGATTGATG AGTTGCGGGATGCTTTTAAGGAGTTTGATAAGGACAAAGACGGTTTCATCAGCTGTAAAGACCTGGGAAACTGTATGAGAACCATGGGATACATGCCTACTGAAATGGAGTTGATAGAACTGAGCCAACAGATCAACATGAATT TGGGAGGTCATGTCGACTTTGAGGATTTTGTAGAGTTGATGGGCCCCAAACTTCTCGCTGAAACTGCAGATATGATTGGTGTGAAAGAACTAAGAGATGCCTTCAAAGAG TTTGACACCAATGGTGATGGAGCGATAAGCACAGCTGAGCTGAGAGAAGCCATGAGGAAGTTGCTGGGACAACAG GTTGGCCACAAGGACTTAGAGGATATTCTGAGGGACATCGACTTGAATGGTGATGGGCATGTTGACTTTGAAG